From the genome of Triticum aestivum cultivar Chinese Spring chromosome 3B, IWGSC CS RefSeq v2.1, whole genome shotgun sequence, one region includes:
- the LOC123064594 gene encoding putrescine hydroxycinnamoyltransferase 3 produces MEVHVLSSKLVKPASTKLAAGAPEYIPLSVFDKVTYQMHMAMIFAFAAPAPAPTAAALEKGLAAALSEYRTLAGQLVRNRSEGPVMLLNDRGARVVEACVDADMVDVDVAQPNPKPELLQLLPDLEEEAIKEVVVVQLTRFRCGSLAVGFARNHAVADGRATSNFLVAWGRATRGLTMGLPPMYKYNHLDLFQPRLTSHCINELELEFDHRNREYYLPPPPAPAPTATAADKKVIVVHKAHFSKDWIAGLRDTTSQGRDRPFTRFETILAQLWRAMTRARGLSHDDISTVRISVDGRSRLGMPAEYAGNLVLWAFPRARVSDLLGQPLSHAAQLIHDEVARVADPAYFRSFVDFATSGVVEQEGLAPSSEINMRDVLCPDLEVHSWLTFQFYDMDFGTGTPTYVMPSYIPAEGLIFLAPSYIGDGSIDAFVPVFQDNLEAFKQCLYSIDHHDKE; encoded by the coding sequence ATGGAGGTCCACGTCCTGAGCTCCAAGCTCGTCAAGCCCGCGTCCACCAAGCTGGCCGCCGGCGCCCCCGAGTACATCCCTCTCTCTGTCTTTGACAAGGTGACGTACCAAATGCATATGGCCATGATCTTTGCCTttgcggcgccggcgccggcgcccacCGCGGCCGCTCTAGAGAAGGGCCTAGCTGCTGCCCTTTCGGAGTACCGCACCTTGGCGGGGCAGCTGGTCCGCAACCGCAGCGAGGGGCCGGTGATGCTGCTCAATGACCGGGGTGCCCGTGTGGTGGAGGCGTGCGTGGACGCCGACATGGTGGATGTGGATGTGGCCCAGCCCAATCCCAAGCCGGAGCTGCTGCAGCTGCTTCCGGACCTCGAGGAGGAAGCTAtcaaggaggtggtggtggtgcagctCACGCGGTTCAGGTGCGGCTCCCTCGCGGTGGGGTTCGCCCGCAACCACGCCGTCGCCGACGGGCGCGCCACCAGCAACTTCCTCGTCGCGTGGGGACGTGCCACCAGGGGTCTCACTATGGGCCTCCCGCCCATGTACAAGTACAACCACCTCGACCTATTCCAGCCCCGCCTGACCTCTCACTGCATCAACGAGTTGGAGTTGGAGTTCGACCACCGCAATCGCGAGTACTACCTTCCAccaccgccggcgccggcgcccacAGCGACCGCCGCCGACAAGAAGGTGATCGTTGTACACAAGGCGCACTTTAGCAAGGACTGGATCGCCGGCCTTCGCGACACCACCTCACAAGGGCGGGACCGCCCGTTTACCCGATTCGAAACTATTCTCGCCCAGCTGTGGCGCGCCATGACACGAGCGCGGGGACTCTCACACGACGACATCTCCACGGTGCGTATCTCGGTGGACGGCCGCAGCCGCCTCGGCATGCCGGCGGAGTATGCCGGCAACCTAGTCCTCTGGGCGTTCCCGCGCGCCAGGGTGTCCGACCTGCTGGGACAACCGCTGAGTCACGCCGCGCAGCTCATCCACGACGAGGTGGCTAGGGTGGCGGACCCGGCCTACTTCCGGTCGTTTGTGGACTTTGCCACCTCCGGCGTTGTCGAGCAAGAAGGACTTGCGCCGAGCTCCGAGATCAACATGAGGGACGTGCTGTGCCCAGACTTGGAGGTGCACAGCTGGCTCACCTTTCAGTTCTACGACATGGACTTCGGCACGGGCACCCCAACGTACGTCATGCCGTCCTACATCCCGGCGGAAGGGCTTATCTTCCTTGCGCCGTCCTACATCGGGGACGGCAGCATCGACGCCTTCGTGCCTGTCTTCCAGGACAACCTCGAGGCCTTCAAGCAGTGTCTCTACTCCATCGATCACCATGACAAAGAGTAG